In a genomic window of Streptomyces roseoviridis:
- a CDS encoding DNA topoisomerase IV subunit B: protein MTAETSVPSSALLTADRDGSNYTARHLLVLEGLEAVRKRPGMYIGSTDSRGLMHCLWEIIDNSVDEALGGYCDHIDVILHDDGSVEVRDNGRGIPVDVEPKTGLSGVEVVMTKLHAGGKFGGGSYAASGGLHGVGASVVNALSARLDVEVDRNGSTHGISFRRGVPGIFTEQGPDSPFDPAGGLRKTKRVPKTRTGTRVRYWADRQIFLKDAKLSLETLHQRARQTAFLVPGLTIVVRDERDLDGVGKSEEMFRFDGGISEFCEFLAQDKAVCDVLRLTGQGTFKETVPVLDDRGHMTPTEVTRELGVDVALRWGTGYDTTVRSFVNIIATPKGGTHVSGFEQAITKTVNEVLRATKMLRVAEDDIVKDDALEGLTAVVTVRLAEPQFEGQTKEVLGTSAARRIVANVVAKELKAFLTSTKRDAKAQARAVLEKAVAAARTRIAARQHKEAQRRKTALESSSLPAKLADCRSDDVERSELFIVEGDSALGTAKLARNSEFQALLPIRGKILNVQKSSVSDMLKNAECGAIIQVIGAGSGRTFDIDAARYGKVIMMTDADVDGSHIRTLLLTLFQRYMRPMVEQGRVFAAVPPLHRIELVQPKKGQDKYVYTYSDNELRQTLLEFQRKGVRYKDSIQRYKGLGEMDADQLAETTMDPRHRTLRRINIGDLEAAEQVFDLLMGNDVAPRKEFITSSAATLDRSRIDA from the coding sequence GTGACCGCCGAGACGTCCGTGCCGTCCAGTGCGCTGCTGACCGCAGACCGTGACGGTTCCAACTACACCGCGCGGCACCTGCTCGTCCTCGAAGGGCTCGAAGCCGTCCGCAAGCGCCCCGGCATGTACATCGGGTCCACCGACAGCCGTGGCCTGATGCACTGCCTCTGGGAGATCATCGACAACTCCGTCGACGAGGCCCTCGGCGGCTACTGCGACCACATCGACGTCATCCTCCACGACGACGGCTCCGTCGAGGTCCGCGACAACGGCCGGGGCATCCCCGTCGACGTCGAGCCCAAGACCGGCCTGTCGGGCGTCGAGGTCGTCATGACCAAGCTCCACGCCGGCGGAAAGTTCGGCGGCGGCTCGTACGCGGCCTCCGGCGGCCTGCACGGCGTCGGCGCCTCCGTGGTGAACGCGCTCTCCGCCCGGCTCGACGTCGAGGTCGACCGCAACGGCTCCACCCACGGCATCAGCTTCCGCCGCGGTGTCCCCGGCATCTTCACCGAGCAGGGCCCCGACAGCCCCTTCGACCCGGCCGGCGGCCTCCGCAAGACCAAGCGCGTCCCCAAGACGCGCACCGGCACCCGCGTGCGGTACTGGGCGGACCGCCAGATCTTCCTCAAGGACGCCAAGCTCTCCCTGGAGACGCTGCACCAGCGCGCCCGCCAGACCGCCTTCCTCGTCCCCGGCCTCACCATCGTCGTCCGCGACGAGCGCGACCTGGACGGCGTGGGCAAGAGCGAGGAGATGTTCCGCTTCGACGGCGGCATCAGCGAGTTCTGCGAGTTCCTCGCCCAGGACAAGGCCGTCTGCGACGTGCTCCGCCTCACCGGGCAGGGCACCTTCAAGGAGACCGTCCCGGTCCTCGACGACCGCGGCCACATGACTCCCACCGAGGTCACCCGCGAGCTCGGCGTCGACGTCGCCCTGCGCTGGGGCACCGGGTACGACACCACGGTCCGCTCCTTCGTCAACATCATCGCCACGCCCAAGGGCGGCACCCACGTCTCCGGCTTCGAGCAGGCGATCACCAAGACGGTCAACGAGGTGCTGCGCGCCACCAAGATGCTGCGCGTGGCCGAGGACGACATCGTCAAGGACGACGCCCTCGAGGGCCTCACGGCCGTCGTGACCGTCCGCCTCGCCGAGCCGCAGTTCGAGGGCCAGACCAAGGAGGTGCTGGGCACCTCGGCGGCCCGCCGGATCGTCGCCAACGTGGTGGCCAAGGAGCTGAAGGCCTTCCTGACCTCCACCAAGCGCGACGCCAAGGCCCAGGCCCGCGCCGTCCTGGAGAAGGCCGTCGCCGCCGCCCGTACCCGGATCGCGGCCCGCCAGCACAAGGAGGCGCAGCGCAGGAAGACCGCCCTGGAGTCCTCCTCGCTGCCCGCCAAGCTCGCCGACTGCCGCAGCGACGACGTCGAGCGCAGCGAGCTCTTCATCGTCGAGGGAGACTCCGCGCTCGGCACCGCCAAGCTCGCCCGCAACAGCGAGTTCCAGGCCCTCCTGCCGATCCGCGGCAAGATCCTCAACGTCCAGAAGTCCTCCGTCTCGGACATGCTCAAGAACGCCGAGTGCGGAGCGATCATCCAGGTCATAGGAGCGGGCTCGGGCCGCACCTTCGACATCGACGCCGCCCGGTACGGGAAGGTCATCATGATGACCGACGCCGATGTCGACGGCTCCCACATCCGTACGCTGCTGCTGACCCTGTTCCAGCGCTACATGAGGCCCATGGTCGAGCAGGGCCGCGTCTTCGCCGCCGTGCCGCCGCTGCACCGCATCGAGCTGGTCCAGCCCAAGAAGGGCCAGGACAAGTACGTCTACACGTACTCGGACAACGAGCTCCGGCAGACGCTGCTGGAGTTCCAGCGCAAGGGCGTCCGCTACAAGGACTCCATCCAGCGCTACAAGGGCCTCGGCGAGATGGACGCGGACCAGCTGGCGGAGACCACCATGGACCCGCGCCACCGCACCCTGCGCCGGATCAACATCGGCGACCTGGAGGCGGCCGAGCAGGTCTTCGACCTGCTCATGGGCAACGACGTGGCACCCCGCAAGGAGTTCATCACCAGCTCCGCGGCGACCCTCGACCGCTCCCGCATCGACGCCTGA
- a CDS encoding sensor histidine kinase: MSPAPPSPARPPVRRRGFGWPQRVFSQVLLMQLAVATGVTVLATGLFLAPLSAQLDDQAMRRALAIAQTTASPRVAGDLLSTHPSATGPVQAEAERIRRTTGAEYVVVMDTHGVRWSHTDPARIGGRVSTDPSDVLAGREVMEIDSGTLGRSARGKAPLRDRNGEIVGAVSVGIEYDSVRDRLVAAIPGLLRYAGGALAAGALAAYLISRRLQRQTHDLAFSDISALLAEREAMLHGIREGVVALDRAGRIRLMNDEAQRLLQLGPEATGRPLDEVLGAGRTADVLAGRATGEDLVTVRGSRVLIANRMPTDDGGAVATLRDRTELERLGRELDSTRGLIDALRAQDHEHANRLHTLLGLLELEMYEDAAAFVTEVVGVHRATAEQVTEKVHDPLVAALLVGKATVAAERGVSLRIAPGSLLPDRLVDPRELVTVVGNLVDNALDAASGTLHARVEVDLRAEGRTVVLRVTDSGPGVPEERRELIFTEGWSTKEPPAHGKRGLGLPLVRRLAERRGGSARVGTGADGGAEFTVVLPEALSAADDDLAPVDAEEAR, translated from the coding sequence ATGAGTCCCGCACCCCCCTCCCCCGCGCGGCCGCCCGTCCGCCGGCGCGGGTTCGGGTGGCCCCAGCGGGTGTTCTCGCAGGTCCTGCTGATGCAGCTGGCCGTCGCGACCGGTGTGACGGTGCTCGCCACGGGCCTGTTCCTCGCCCCGCTCAGCGCCCAGCTCGACGACCAGGCCATGCGCCGTGCCCTGGCCATCGCGCAGACCACCGCCTCACCGCGGGTGGCCGGCGACCTGCTGTCCACCCATCCGTCGGCCACCGGGCCGGTGCAGGCGGAGGCGGAGCGGATCCGGCGTACGACGGGCGCCGAGTACGTGGTGGTCATGGACACGCACGGGGTGCGCTGGTCGCACACCGACCCGGCCCGCATCGGCGGACGCGTCTCCACCGACCCGAGCGACGTGCTCGCGGGCCGCGAGGTGATGGAGATCGACAGCGGCACCCTGGGCCGCTCCGCCCGGGGCAAGGCCCCGCTGCGGGACAGGAACGGGGAGATCGTCGGCGCGGTGTCCGTGGGCATCGAGTACGACAGCGTCCGCGACCGGCTCGTCGCCGCGATCCCCGGGCTCCTCCGCTACGCCGGCGGCGCCCTCGCCGCGGGCGCGCTCGCCGCGTATCTGATCTCCCGCCGTCTGCAGCGGCAGACCCACGACCTGGCCTTCTCCGACATCTCGGCGCTGCTCGCCGAGCGCGAGGCGATGCTGCACGGCATCCGCGAGGGCGTGGTGGCCCTCGACCGCGCCGGAAGGATCCGGCTCATGAACGACGAGGCGCAGCGGCTGCTCCAACTGGGCCCCGAGGCCACCGGACGCCCGCTCGACGAGGTCCTCGGCGCGGGCCGCACCGCCGACGTGCTCGCCGGCCGGGCAACCGGCGAGGACCTGGTGACCGTGCGGGGCAGCCGGGTGCTCATCGCCAACCGGATGCCGACGGACGACGGCGGCGCCGTCGCCACCCTGCGCGACCGCACCGAACTGGAGCGGCTCGGCCGGGAGCTCGATTCCACGCGCGGCCTCATCGACGCCCTGCGCGCGCAGGACCACGAGCACGCGAACCGGCTGCACACCCTTCTCGGCCTGCTGGAACTGGAGATGTACGAGGACGCGGCCGCCTTCGTCACCGAGGTGGTCGGCGTGCACCGCGCCACCGCCGAGCAGGTCACCGAGAAGGTCCACGACCCGTTGGTCGCCGCGCTCCTGGTCGGCAAGGCCACCGTCGCCGCCGAGCGGGGCGTCTCGCTGCGCATCGCGCCCGGCTCGCTGCTCCCCGACCGGCTCGTCGATCCGCGCGAGCTGGTCACGGTGGTCGGCAACCTGGTCGACAACGCCCTGGACGCCGCCTCCGGCACCCTCCACGCGCGCGTGGAGGTGGATCTGCGGGCCGAGGGCCGCACGGTCGTGCTGCGCGTCACGGACAGCGGTCCGGGCGTGCCGGAGGAGCGCCGTGAGCTGATCTTCACCGAGGGCTGGAGCACCAAGGAGCCGCCCGCGCACGGCAAGCGCGGCCTGGGACTCCCTCTGGTGCGCCGGCTCGCGGAACGCCGGGGCGGCAGCGCCCGGGTGGGGACGGGCGCGGACGGCGGGGCGGAGTTCACCGTGGTCCTGCCGGAGGCACTGAGTGCGGCGGACGACGATCTCGCCCCGGTGGACGCGGAGGAGGCACGGTGA
- a CDS encoding DUF7342 family protein: MIGVLVVDDDVRVARVNAAYVAKVPEFRVVGVAHSAAEALARLAEAAPPVDLVLLDHYLPDGNGLAVVRELRALGRPCDVIMVTAARDVATVQAAMRHGALQYLVKPFGFAGLRAKLEAYAALRRTLDEGGEAEQAEVDRIFGALSAGSAEPDLPKGHSPTTAELVRQVLLGADGPLSAQEIAERAGVSRQTAQRYLKLLERAGRVRLSLKYGETGRPEHRYAWVSSPAG, translated from the coding sequence GTGATCGGCGTCCTCGTGGTCGACGACGACGTCCGGGTCGCGCGGGTCAACGCCGCCTACGTGGCCAAGGTGCCGGAGTTCCGGGTGGTCGGGGTCGCCCACTCGGCTGCCGAGGCCCTGGCCCGGCTCGCGGAGGCGGCGCCGCCGGTGGACCTGGTGCTGCTCGACCACTACCTGCCGGACGGCAACGGCCTCGCGGTCGTCCGGGAACTGCGCGCCCTCGGCCGGCCCTGCGACGTGATCATGGTGACCGCGGCCCGCGACGTCGCGACCGTGCAGGCCGCGATGCGGCACGGGGCGTTGCAGTACCTGGTGAAGCCGTTCGGCTTCGCCGGGTTGCGCGCCAAGCTGGAGGCGTACGCGGCGCTGCGGCGCACCCTCGACGAGGGCGGCGAGGCGGAGCAGGCCGAGGTGGACCGGATCTTCGGCGCGTTGTCGGCCGGCTCGGCGGAGCCGGACCTGCCGAAGGGACACTCGCCCACGACGGCGGAGCTGGTGCGCCAGGTGCTGCTCGGGGCGGACGGGCCGCTGTCGGCACAGGAGATCGCCGAGCGGGCGGGGGTCAGCCGGCAGACCGCCCAGCGCTATCTCAAGCTGCTGGAGCGGGCCGGCCGGGTGCGGCTGTCGCTCAAGTACGGCGAGACGGGCCGCCCCGAGCACCGGTACGCCTGGGTGAGCTCGCCCGCGGGCTGA
- a CDS encoding serine protease yields MRRPIARALTGSLGLIAAAAAPLTAAAPASADSVVVGGQPTRISEAPWVVALSSRDRFGGTRAGQFCGGALVAPTKVLTAAHCLGRDVLGGEPWQLPDLRVIAGRTSLRGQGGQEVRIADTWVDPRYDPATNSRDLAVLTLEKPLPASSVIPVAAPGDAATTPGTPAKVYGWGDTSGRGTYAMSLRSAPVQVLPDAACERAYPSGLGAAYRGDTMLCAGDPDGGKDACQGDSGGPLVAQGKLIGLVSWGSGCGQAENPGVYTRVSELLPRRS; encoded by the coding sequence ATGCGTCGTCCCATCGCCCGAGCATTGACCGGTTCCCTGGGCCTGATCGCCGCGGCGGCGGCACCGCTCACCGCCGCGGCTCCCGCGTCCGCCGACAGCGTCGTCGTCGGCGGACAGCCGACCCGGATCTCCGAGGCGCCCTGGGTGGTGGCGCTGTCCAGCCGTGACCGGTTCGGGGGTACGCGGGCCGGTCAGTTCTGCGGCGGGGCCCTCGTGGCCCCCACGAAGGTCCTCACCGCCGCCCACTGCCTGGGCCGCGACGTCCTCGGCGGAGAGCCGTGGCAGCTCCCCGACCTCAGGGTGATCGCCGGACGCACCTCGCTGCGCGGGCAGGGCGGCCAGGAGGTCCGGATCGCCGACACCTGGGTCGATCCCCGTTACGACCCCGCGACCAACTCGCGGGACCTGGCGGTGCTCACGCTGGAGAAGCCGCTGCCGGCCTCCTCCGTGATCCCGGTGGCCGCGCCAGGCGACGCCGCCACCACCCCCGGGACACCGGCGAAGGTGTACGGCTGGGGCGACACGAGCGGCCGCGGGACGTACGCGATGTCGCTGCGCTCGGCGCCGGTGCAGGTGCTGCCCGACGCGGCCTGTGAGCGGGCGTACCCGAGCGGCCTCGGCGCCGCCTACCGCGGCGACACCATGCTGTGCGCGGGCGACCCCGACGGCGGCAAGGACGCCTGCCAGGGCGACAGCGGAGGGCCTCTGGTGGCCCAGGGCAAGCTCATCGGCCTGGTGTCCTGGGGGAGCGGCTGCGGGCAGGCGGAGAACCCCGGGGTCTACACCCGGGTCTCCGAGCTGCTGCCACGCCGTTCCTGA
- a CDS encoding GTP-binding protein: protein MTTQQIPVVVLAGFLGAGKTTLLNHLLRSARGTRIGVMVNDFGDIGIDAMTVAGQVGSTVSLGNGCLCCAVDASELDEYLEVLTRPELRLDVIVIEASGLAEPQELVRMVLASDNERIVYGGLIEVVDAAEFAATRSRHPETDRHLAAADLVVVNKTDRVPPEQLRTVRETVTGLAGRAAVVEAVQGRVDPELLFDRVVPEDEITGQMSIEDVLYGSGEDDHAHPHAAYETVSLATSTPLHPRRLMAFLDSRPEGLYRIKGFVDFGTADPANRYGVHAVGRFLRFYPEPWPAGEERLTQLVLIGSGTDTAALRKELAACEQNGPQDTPDEHSMWGVLRYVPGTEDEPEPDAS, encoded by the coding sequence GTGACCACCCAGCAGATCCCCGTCGTCGTCCTGGCCGGGTTTCTCGGGGCGGGGAAGACGACCCTGCTCAACCACCTGCTGCGCAGCGCGCGCGGGACGCGGATCGGGGTCATGGTCAACGACTTCGGCGACATCGGCATCGACGCCATGACCGTCGCCGGGCAGGTGGGATCCACCGTCTCCCTCGGCAACGGCTGCCTGTGCTGCGCCGTGGACGCCAGCGAACTCGACGAGTACCTGGAGGTGCTGACCCGCCCCGAGCTCCGCCTCGACGTGATCGTGATCGAGGCCAGCGGACTCGCCGAGCCGCAGGAGCTCGTCCGCATGGTGCTGGCCAGCGACAACGAGCGGATCGTGTACGGCGGGCTGATCGAGGTGGTCGACGCCGCCGAGTTCGCGGCCACCCGGTCCCGCCACCCGGAGACCGACCGCCACCTCGCCGCCGCCGACCTCGTCGTCGTCAACAAGACCGACCGGGTGCCGCCGGAGCAGCTCCGTACCGTACGGGAGACCGTCACGGGCCTCGCGGGACGGGCGGCCGTGGTCGAGGCCGTCCAGGGCCGCGTCGACCCGGAACTGCTCTTCGACCGCGTCGTCCCGGAGGACGAGATCACCGGCCAGATGTCGATCGAGGACGTTCTGTACGGCTCCGGGGAGGACGACCACGCCCACCCGCACGCGGCCTACGAGACCGTCTCGCTGGCGACCTCCACCCCGCTCCACCCGCGCCGCCTGATGGCCTTCCTCGACTCGCGCCCCGAGGGCCTCTACCGCATCAAGGGCTTCGTCGACTTCGGCACCGCCGATCCCGCCAACCGCTACGGCGTGCACGCCGTCGGCCGCTTCCTGCGCTTCTACCCCGAGCCCTGGCCCGCCGGCGAGGAACGCCTCACCCAGCTCGTCCTGATCGGCTCCGGCACCGACACGGCCGCCCTCCGCAAGGAGCTCGCCGCCTGCGAACAGAACGGCCCGCAGGACACCCCCGACGAGCACAGCATGTGGGGAGTGCTCCGGTACGTGCCCGGCACCGAGGACGAACCGGAGCCCGACGCCTCCTGA
- a CDS encoding DUF485 domain-containing protein: MEKQEGRDPAAVGIDDPWYDELAAGWGEHDGDGTEGEGPVGHEQGGGELDGAVSGRTITAAPHLSGTVPRQQAADSAADIYLEVQRSPAFQEVRGRYRRFVFPAALAFLLWYLAYVVAATAAPGLMARPVAGAVNVAMLAGLGQFATTFLLTWAYARHARLHRDRAALELRWDTQEMTRGVRR, translated from the coding sequence GTGGAGAAGCAGGAAGGGCGCGACCCCGCGGCGGTGGGGATCGACGACCCCTGGTACGACGAGCTGGCCGCCGGCTGGGGCGAGCACGACGGCGACGGGACCGAGGGCGAAGGGCCCGTCGGCCACGAGCAGGGCGGCGGCGAACTCGACGGCGCCGTGTCCGGCCGGACCATCACGGCGGCCCCGCACCTCTCCGGGACCGTGCCCCGGCAGCAGGCCGCCGACAGCGCCGCCGACATCTACCTGGAGGTCCAGCGCAGCCCCGCCTTCCAGGAGGTGCGCGGCCGCTACCGCCGCTTCGTCTTCCCGGCCGCCCTCGCCTTCCTCCTCTGGTACCTGGCGTACGTCGTCGCGGCGACCGCAGCCCCCGGCCTCATGGCCCGCCCCGTCGCCGGGGCGGTCAACGTCGCCATGCTCGCCGGACTCGGCCAGTTCGCCACCACCTTCCTGCTGACCTGGGCCTACGCCCGGCACGCGCGGCTGCACCGGGACCGGGCCGCCCTCGAACTGCGCTGGGACACCCAGGAGATGACCCGGGGGGTGCGGCGGTGA
- a CDS encoding RNA polymerase sigma factor: MSASTSRTLPPEIAESESVMALIERGKADGQIAGDDVRRAFEADQIPPTQWKNVLRSLNQILEEEGVTLMVSAAESPKRARKSVAAKSPAKRTATKTVTARTTVTKSVSGASAAPAAESADPADEAGAPAKKAAAAKKTAAKKTVAKKATAKKTAAKKTTSKKDEDELLEGEELLEDVAPGKGDDEEAEGENKGFVLSDEDEDDAPAQQVAVAGATADPVKDYLKQIGKVPLLNAEQEVELAKRIEAGLFAEDKLANSDKLAPKLKRELEIIAEDGRRAKNHLLEANLRLVVSLAKRYTGRGMLFLDLIQEGNLGLIRAVEKFDYTKGYKFSTYATWWIRQAITRAMADQARTIRIPVHMVEVINKLARVQRQMLQDLGREPTPEELAKELDMTPEKVIEVQKYGREPISLHTPLGEDGDSEFGDLIEDSEAVVPADAVSFTLLQEQLHSVLDTLSEREAGVVSMRFGLTDGQPKTLDEIGKVYGVTRERIRQIESKTMSKLRHPSRSQVLRDYLD, encoded by the coding sequence GTGTCGGCCAGCACATCCCGTACGCTCCCGCCGGAGATCGCCGAGTCCGAGTCTGTGATGGCGCTCATCGAGCGGGGAAAGGCTGATGGGCAGATCGCCGGCGATGACGTGCGTCGGGCCTTCGAGGCTGACCAGATTCCGCCAACCCAGTGGAAGAATGTTCTGCGCAGCCTCAATCAGATCCTCGAGGAAGAGGGTGTGACGCTGATGGTCAGTGCAGCGGAGTCGCCGAAGCGCGCCCGCAAGAGCGTCGCAGCGAAGAGCCCGGCCAAGCGCACCGCCACCAAGACCGTCACCGCCAGGACGACCGTGACGAAGTCCGTCTCGGGCGCCTCCGCGGCCCCGGCGGCCGAGAGCGCGGACCCGGCCGACGAGGCCGGAGCCCCGGCCAAGAAGGCGGCCGCCGCCAAGAAGACCGCCGCCAAGAAGACGGTGGCGAAGAAGGCCACCGCCAAGAAGACGGCGGCCAAGAAGACCACGTCCAAGAAGGACGAGGACGAGCTGCTCGAGGGCGAGGAGCTGCTCGAGGACGTCGCGCCCGGCAAGGGCGACGACGAAGAGGCCGAGGGCGAGAACAAGGGCTTTGTCCTGTCCGACGAGGACGAGGACGACGCGCCGGCCCAGCAGGTCGCCGTCGCCGGTGCCACCGCGGACCCGGTGAAGGACTACCTCAAGCAGATCGGCAAGGTCCCGCTGCTCAACGCCGAGCAGGAGGTCGAGCTCGCCAAGCGCATCGAGGCCGGTCTGTTCGCCGAGGACAAGCTGGCGAACTCCGACAAACTGGCGCCCAAGCTCAAGCGCGAGCTGGAGATCATCGCCGAGGACGGCCGCCGCGCCAAGAACCACCTCCTGGAGGCCAACCTCCGCCTCGTGGTCTCCCTGGCCAAGCGCTACACCGGCCGCGGCATGCTCTTCCTGGACCTGATCCAGGAGGGCAACCTCGGTCTGATCCGCGCCGTCGAGAAGTTCGACTACACCAAGGGCTACAAGTTCTCCACGTACGCCACCTGGTGGATCCGTCAGGCGATCACCCGCGCCATGGCCGACCAGGCCCGCACCATCCGCATCCCGGTGCACATGGTCGAGGTCATCAACAAGCTCGCGCGTGTGCAGCGCCAGATGCTCCAGGACCTGGGCCGCGAGCCCACCCCGGAGGAGCTGGCCAAGGAGCTCGACATGACCCCGGAGAAGGTCATCGAGGTCCAGAAGTACGGCCGCGAGCCGATCTCCCTGCACACCCCGCTGGGCGAGGACGGCGACAGCGAGTTCGGTGACCTCATCGAGGACTCCGAGGCGGTCGTCCCGGCCGACGCGGTCAGCTTCACGCTCCTGCAGGAGCAGCTGCACTCGGTCCTCGACACCCTCTCCGAGCGCGAGGCCGGCGTCGTCTCCATGCGCTTCGGTCTCACCGACGGTCAGCCCAAGACCCTCGACGAGATCGGCAAGGTCTACGGCGTGACGCGTGAGCGCATCCGGCAGATCGAGTCGAAGACGATGTCGAAGCTGCGCCACCCGTCGCGCTCGCAGGTGCTGCGCGACTACCTCGACTGA
- a CDS encoding cation acetate symporter gives MTGDHQTLALLLFSAFIAVTLGITTWVSRNRHGSAEEFYAGGRLFSPMENGFAIAGDYMSAASFLGISGLIALFGYDGMLYSVGFLVAWLVVLLLVAELVRNCGRFTLADVVASRMAERPVRIAAGTSSVTVSVLYLVAQMVGAGSLVALLLGGTSEAARSWTVIGVGALMVVYVSLGGMRATTWIQIVKAVLLMAGTITLTLLVLARFHGDFDQLLTTAAERSGHGRDFLAPGLRYGGDWTARADFISLGIALVLGTAGLPHILSRFYTVPTARAARRSVVWAIGLIGGFYLMTIVLGFGAAALVGPDAVRASNSAGNTAVPLLALDLGGGAGSTGGTVLFAVVAAVAFATILAVVAGITLASSASVAHDLYASLRRGHGKRYSEVTVARLAAAGIGVAAIGLGLLARDLNVAFLVGLAFAVAASANLPVLLYSLFWRRFTTRGAVWSVYGGLVPAVLLVVVSPVVSGSPDALFPGVDFQLFPLQNPGLVSIPLGFLAGWLGTVTSPEPPDEARHAETEVRALTGAGAV, from the coding sequence GTGACCGGAGACCACCAGACCCTCGCGCTGCTGCTGTTCAGCGCGTTCATCGCGGTCACCCTGGGGATCACCACCTGGGTCAGCCGCAACCGGCACGGCTCCGCCGAGGAGTTCTACGCCGGAGGCCGGCTGTTCTCACCGATGGAGAACGGCTTCGCCATCGCGGGCGACTACATGTCCGCCGCCTCCTTCCTCGGCATCTCCGGCCTCATCGCCCTCTTCGGCTACGACGGCATGCTCTACTCCGTCGGATTCCTCGTCGCCTGGCTGGTCGTGCTCCTGCTCGTCGCCGAACTCGTCCGCAACTGCGGCCGTTTCACCCTCGCCGACGTCGTCGCCTCCCGGATGGCCGAGCGTCCGGTCCGGATCGCCGCCGGAACGTCCTCCGTCACCGTGTCCGTGCTGTACCTGGTCGCCCAGATGGTCGGCGCCGGCAGCCTCGTCGCCCTGCTGCTCGGCGGCACCAGCGAAGCCGCCCGCTCCTGGACGGTGATCGGCGTCGGCGCGCTGATGGTCGTCTACGTGTCGCTCGGCGGCATGCGGGCCACCACCTGGATCCAGATCGTCAAGGCCGTGCTCCTCATGGCCGGCACGATCACCCTCACCCTGCTCGTGCTGGCCCGCTTCCATGGGGACTTCGACCAGCTGCTCACCACCGCGGCGGAACGCAGCGGCCACGGCCGGGACTTCCTCGCCCCCGGCCTGCGCTACGGCGGCGACTGGACCGCCCGCGCCGACTTCATCAGCCTCGGCATCGCCCTCGTCCTCGGCACGGCCGGACTCCCGCACATCCTGTCCCGCTTCTACACCGTGCCCACCGCCCGCGCGGCCCGGCGGTCCGTCGTCTGGGCCATCGGGCTCATCGGCGGCTTCTATCTGATGACGATCGTGCTCGGCTTCGGCGCGGCTGCCCTGGTCGGTCCCGACGCCGTCCGCGCCTCCAACAGCGCCGGCAACACCGCCGTGCCGTTGCTCGCCCTCGACCTCGGCGGCGGAGCGGGCTCCACCGGCGGCACGGTCCTCTTCGCCGTCGTCGCCGCCGTCGCCTTCGCCACCATCCTGGCCGTCGTCGCCGGCATCACGCTCGCCTCCTCCGCCTCCGTCGCCCACGACCTGTACGCCTCCCTGCGCCGCGGCCACGGCAAGCGGTACAGCGAGGTGACCGTCGCCCGGCTCGCCGCCGCGGGGATCGGCGTGGCCGCCATCGGCCTGGGCCTGCTGGCGCGGGACCTCAACGTGGCCTTCCTCGTCGGCCTCGCGTTCGCGGTCGCCGCCTCCGCGAACCTTCCCGTGCTGCTCTACTCGCTGTTCTGGCGCCGATTCACCACGCGCGGAGCGGTCTGGTCGGTCTACGGAGGACTCGTCCCCGCCGTTCTGCTGGTGGTGGTCTCGCCGGTCGTCTCCGGCAGCCCCGACGCCCTCTTCCCCGGCGTCGACTTCCAGCTCTTCCCGCTGCAGAACCCGGGTCTGGTGTCCATCCCGCTCGGCTTCCTCGCGGGCTGGCTCGGCACCGTCACCTCGCCCGAGCCGCCCGACGAGGCCCGGCACGCCGAGACCGAGGTACGGGCGCTGACGGGGGCGGGCGCGGTGTGA
- a CDS encoding DUF7455 domain-containing protein → MTTVLTPASPLTAADRCDRCGAQAYLRVVLTSGGDLLFCAHHGRKFEPELKKIAAEIQDETDRLTDVPARTMGDEH, encoded by the coding sequence GTGACTACTGTTCTGACCCCCGCGAGCCCCCTGACGGCCGCTGACCGCTGCGACCGCTGCGGCGCCCAGGCGTACCTGCGTGTCGTCCTGACCAGCGGTGGTGACTTGCTCTTCTGCGCCCACCACGGGCGCAAGTTCGAGCCGGAACTCAAGAAGATCGCCGCAGAGATACAGGATGAGACGGACCGGCTCACCGACGTGCCGGCCCGAACCATGGGAGACGAGCACTGA